From Cannabis sativa cultivar Pink pepper isolate KNU-18-1 chromosome 8, ASM2916894v1, whole genome shotgun sequence, a single genomic window includes:
- the LOC115699180 gene encoding uncharacterized protein LOC115699180, translating to MDKNWMYLQDRQSKEYVDGVKSFLELAKESTRLRIDEVRCPCGGCKNCRTYNLQTIESHLYRYGFVSNYKRWIFHGEEIDYTTTSPPEDFNVMFDDDNLEDNVGQPMFPNNIFEDELLGGACEGERSESEAINFANLFAKARSLSSDCNKMLALDFLAKLMHLKVSNKWSENSFNMLLQLLKGVFPEGTNFPTSYHDSKQMLRDFGFGYELIHACKYDCALFWKEHASCEKCPTCDEPRYKYENGKGKKIPQKVLYYLPLKPRLQRLYMTKLHATDMRWHKEKHVSVEGEMKHPADTEQWKDFDKQYPWFAQDARNVRLGLATKGFNPFKNTNSSYKLWPVTLVPYNLPPTKCMDESFFMTTLLIPGPESPGREIDVFLRPLIDELKDLWSNGVETRDHLTGETFQLRACVLWTISDFITYESLSGWSLSTGFFSCPICQRFTDGLIIRDKMCFSGHRSYLPPGHSWRKHRQYKANWFKDDALPPEPVYWENMLVTLDSLPIKTPGKNPNNENRMLSRYDTFFYNWMKKSIFFELEYWATLKVRHNLDVMYVEKNFCDSIIGTLLNMEGMTKDTNRDRKDLSDLDIREELHFKLHKNRLLKPPACYTLSKTRSHCSDPKTSFCKFFKSVKLPDAYAIDISKKVSIKNKVISGLEAYDCHVILQRLLPPAVDLHYIHEDITITLTELSNFFQKLCAKTLLDKDLDKLQERIALILCKFEKIYPPSFFDIIVHLAVHLPHEAKLVGPVGFRWTYPFERNWEKLTKYVRKNCQPEGSIVEAYIANEAVRFCSIYGHDIDTYSSEKDDNLGPKQTLPSFRVFSHHVKPRVQPFGHEGSVKLSREMLQQAHWFVLLLSDELVPYVKEHKKELKAISDVNLEERHNEEFPAWLANHVKRLRQTEPTKVSDELFSLAIGPDFEINTYSGCVVGGVRFLTEEKDSHRIAQNSGLYSISESEGKVAECYGSLCNVWELKYSFGHRVVLFKAKWFDTDPEAGTPSKCNITQIRVKVTYDTAFVLAKDAEQTIYLNGNFGLKYAQKVRPRLFWDVHETSSKMEVDKDDNADDDLNSCNFQWNEQIDDIAMKSLVHQYGEAEVISDDVVPNLRKEAVGLPAEMFDDAWFKNYLAPDERPWVNYTGSESDNDNISFSSSDYDM from the exons ATGGATAAAAATTGGATGTATCTACAAGATAGGCAGAGTAAAGAATATGTCGATGGTGTCAAATCCTTTCTTGAGCTGGCCAAAGAGAGCACTCGACTGAGGATTGATGAAGTACGTTGTCCATGTGGAGGCTGTAAGAATTGTCGTACTTATAATTTACAAACCATTGAGAGTCACTTGTATAGGTACGGGTTTGTATCTAATTACAAAAGGTGGATATTTCATGGCGAAGAAATTGACTATACTACAACTAGTCCACCTGAGGACTTCAATGTGATGTTTGATGATGACAATCTAGAAGATAATGTGGGTCAACCAATGTTTCCAAACAACATTTTTGAGGATGAGTTACTTGGTGGTGCTTGTGAAGGTGAGAGAAGTGAATCTGAAGCAATCAACTTTGCAAATTTGTTTGCTAAAGCTCGTTCACTTTCTTCAGATTGTAATAAGATGTTGGCATTGGATTTTTTAGCAAAGTTAATGCACTTGAAGGTATCAAACAAATGGAGTGAGAACTCATTTAATATGTTGCTCCAATTGTTGAAGGGTGTTTTTCCAGAAGGAACAAACTTTCCTACTTCATACCATGATTCGAAACAGATGTTGCGGGATTTTGGTTTTGGTTATGAGTTAATACATGCTTGCAAGTATGATTGTGCATTGTTCTGGAAAGAGCATGCTTCTTGTGAAAAGTGTCCCACATGTGATGAGCCAAGATATAAATATGAAAATGGAAAAGGCAAGAAGATTCCGCAAAAGGTGTTATATTATCTTCCATTGAAGCCGAGGTTACAAAGGTTATATATGACAAAACTTCATGCAACTGATATGAGATGGCACAAAGAAAAGCATGTTAGTGTTGAAGGTGAAATGAAACACCCGGCAGATACTGAGCAATGGAAAGACTTTGATAAGCAATACCCTTGGTTTGCACAAGACGCTCGTAATGTTAGATTGGGGCTAGCAACTAAAGGCTTCAATCCATTCAAAAACACAAATAGTTCTTATAAGTTGTGGCCTGTGACACTCGTTCCTTACAATTTACCACCGACTAAGTGTATGGATGAGTCATTTTTCATGACAACATTGTTAATTCCAGGTCCAGAGTCACCTGGGAGAGAAATTGATGTATTCTTGAGGCCTTTGATAGATGAGCTGAAAGATTTGTGGAGCAATGGAGTTGAAACACGTGATCATTTAACTGGAGAAACATTTCAGCTTCGTGCATGTGTATTGTGGACTATTAGTGACTTCATAACATATGAGAGTTTATCTGGCTGGAGTTTGAGCACAGGATTTTTCTCCTGTCCAATTTGCCAACGTTTTACAGATGGTTTGATAATTCGGGATAAGATGTGTTTTTCGGGTCATCGTAGTTACTTGCCGCCTGGTCATTCTTGGCGAAAGCATAGACAATATAAGGCGAATTGGTTTAAAGATGATGCCTTACCGCCAGAGCCAGTGTATTGGGAAAACATGTTGGTGACTCTCGACTCTTTACCAATCAAGACACCTGGCAAAAATCCAAATAATGAAAACAGAATGTTATCTCGTTATGACACATTTTTCTATAATTGGATGaagaaaagtattttttttgagTTAGAGTATTGGGCCACACTGAAGGTAAGACATAACCTGGATGTCATGTACGTTGAAAAGAATTTCTGTGACAGTATTATTGGAACATTATTAAACATGGAGGGAATGACAAAGGACACAAACAGAGATCGCAAGGACTTGTCTGATTTGGATATAAGGGAAGAACTGCACTTTAAGCTTCACAAGAACCGTTTGTTGAAACCACCTGCATGCTATACTTTATCAAAGACAAGGTCTCATTGTTCAGATCCAAAGACTTcgttttgtaaatttttcaagtcTGTTAAACTTCCAGATGCTTATGCAATAGACATCTCAAAAAAAGTTAGTATAAAAAATAAGGTAATATCAGGATTGGAGGCTTATGATTGCCATGTGATTTTGCAACGTCTTCTTCCTCCTGCAGTTGACCTTCATTACATACACGAGGATATTACTATTACACTGACCGAGCTTTCCAATTTCTTTCAAAAGCTATGTGCCAAAACTTTACTGGATAAAGATTTGGACAAACTACAAGAGAGGATAGCGCTAATTTTATGCAAGTTTGAGAAAATCTATCCTCCATCCTTCTTTGACATCATCGTTCACTTGGCTGTTCACTTACCACATGAGGCAAAACTTGTTGGACCTGTTGGCTTTCGATGGACATATCCATTTGAAAG AAACTGGGAAAAACTCACAAAGTATGTGAGAAAAAATTGTCAGCCTGAAGGTTCGATTGTAGAGGCTTACATTGCTAATGAAGCAGTTAGATTTTGCTCCATATATGGCCATGACATTGATACATATTCTAGTGAAAAAGATGACAATTTAGGTCCTAAACAAACTCTTCCGTCGTTTCGTGTGTTCTCACATCATGTTAAACCACGTGTTCAACCATTTGGACACGAGGGATCTGTGAAGTTGTCTCGTGAAATGTTGCAACAGGCCCACTGGTTTGTACTTCTCCTATCAGACGAGTTAGTGCCTTATGTTAA AGAGCATAAGAAGGAATTGAAGGCAATATCTGATGTCAACTTAGAAGAAAGGCATAATGAAGAATTTCCTGCATGGTTGGCGAATCAT gtgAAACGGTTGCGTCAAACTGAGCCAACGAAGGTCTCAGATGAGCTTTTCTCATTAGCTATTGGACCTGATTTTGAGATAAATACCTACTCTGGCTGCGTAGTTGGAGGAGTAAGATTTCTTACTGAAGAGAAAGATAGCCATAGAATTGCTCAGAATAGTGGTTTGTATTCTATTTCAGAAAGTGAAGGTAAGGTTGCGGAGTGCTATGGTAGTTTATGCAACGTGTGGGAGTTGAAATATTCATTTGGTCACCGAGTTGTTTTGTTCAAAGCTAAATGGTTTGACACAGACCCAGAGGCTGGAACACCTAGTAAATGCAACATCACTCAGATCCGTGTCAAAGTTACTTATGACACTGCGTTTGTACTTGCAAAAGATGCAGAGCAAACAATTTATCTCAATGGCAATTTCGGGTTGAAGTATGCCCAAAAAGTGAGACCCAGACTGTTTTGGGATGTTCATGAGACGAGTAGCAAAATGGAAGTTGATAAGGATGACAATGCGGATGATGACCTCAATTCTTGTAATTTTCAATGGAATGAACAAATTGATGACATTGCAATGAAAAGTCTTGTTCACCAATATGGTGAGGCAGAAGTGATCAGTGATGATGTTGTTCCAAATTTAAGAAAAGAAGCTGTTGGCCTCCCAGCTGAAATGTTCGATGATGCATGGTTCAAGAACTATCTTGCCCCGGATGAAAGACCATGGGTTAATTACACTGGTAGTGAATCCGATAATGATAACATCAGCTTCTCCTCAAGTGATTACGACATGTAA
- the LOC115699183 gene encoding uncharacterized protein LOC115699183 has product MLLPLFATPNSTISFLSSPASEAPSRKQKMDKNWMYLQDRQSKEYVDGVKSFLELAKESTRLRLDEVRCPCGGCKNCRTYNLKTIESHLYRYGFVPNYKRWIFHGEEIDYTTTSQPEDFNVMFDDDNLEDDVGEPMFPNNIFEDELLGDSCEGERSESEAINFANLFAKARSLSSDCTKMLALDFLAKLMHLKVSNKWSENSFNMLLQLLKGVFSEETNFPTSYHDSKQMLRDFGFGYELIHACKYDCALFWKEHASCEKCPICDEPRYKYENGKGKKIPQKALYYFPLKPRLQRLYMTKLHAIDMRWHKEKHVNVEGEMKHPADTEQWKDFDKQYPWFAQDARNVRLGLATKGFNPFKNTNSSYKLWPVTLVPYNLPPTKCMDESFFMTTLLIPGPESPGREIDVFLRPLIDELKHLWSNGVETRDHLTGETFQLRACVLWTISDFITYESLSGWSLSTGFRSCPICQRFTNCLIIRDKVCFLGHRRYLSPGHSWRKHRQYKENYFRDDALPPPPVYWEDMLEQLDSLPITTPGKNPNNENRMLCRGDTFFHNWMKKSIFFELEYWATLKVRHNLDVMYVEKNFCESIIGTLLNIEGMTKDTNRDRKDLSDLDLREELHFKLHKNRLLKPPACYTLSGTTYSDPDKFCKFFKSVKLPDAYAIDISKKVSIKNKVISGLEAYDCHVILQRLLPPAVDIQYLNEDITITLTELSNFFQKLCAKTLMDKDLDKLQERIALILCKLEKIYPPSFFDIIVHLAVHLPHEAKLVGPVGFRWTYPFERYWEKLTKYTRKNCQPEGSIAEAYIVKEAVRFCNIYDRDIDTHSSKEDVNLGPKKTHPSIHVFSHRVQPFGHEGSIKLTREMLQHAHWFVLLHCNELDPYIKEHKKELDAISDVNVEERHDEEFPAWLANHVKRLRVTEPTKVTNELLSLAIGPDFEANSYSGCVVDGVRFLTEEKDRHRIAQNSGLYCLLEGEDKVGEFYGTLCNVWELKYSFGHRVVLFKCKWFNTNPETGIPSKCNMTRICANNTCGQNAPFVLAKYAEQTIYYEDRLGWKYAQKVRHRLFWDVHEMSSKVEVDEDDTTDDNLNSCNFQWNEQIDDIAMTSLVNRYGEAEVINDDVVPNLRKEAVGLPAEMFDDAWGKDYFAPDERPWVNYTGSESDRDNINDDISDDDM; this is encoded by the exons ATGCTGCTACCTCTTTTCGCAACCCCAAATTCTACTATTTCATTTCTTAGTTCTCCTGCTTCAGAAGCCCCATCAAG GAAGCAAAAGATGGATAAAAATTGGATGTATCTACAAGATAGGCAGAGTAAAGAATATGTCGATGGTGTCAAATCCTTTCTTGAGCTGGCCAAAGAGAGCACTCGACTGAGGCTTGATGAAGTACGTTGTCCATGTGGAGGCTGTAAGAATTGTCGtacttataatttaaaaacCATTGAGAGTCACTTGTATAGGTACGGGTTTGTACCTAATTACAAAAGGTGGATATTTCATGGCGAAGAAATTGACTATACTACAACTAGTCAACCTGAGGACTTCAATGTGATGTTTGATGATGACAATTTAGAAGATGATGTGGGTGAACCAATGTTTCCAAACAACATTTTTGAGGATGAGTTACTTGGTGATTCTTGTGAAGGTGAGAGAAGTGAATCTGAAGCAATCAACTTTGCAAATTTGTTTGCTAAAGCTCGTTCACTTTCTTCCGATTGTACTAAGATGTTGGCATTGGATTTCTTAGCAAAGCTGATGCACTTGAAGGTATCAAACAAATGGAGTGAGAACTCATTTAATATGTTGCTCCAATTGTTGAAGGGTGTTTTTTCTGAAGAGACAAACTTTCCTACTTCATACCATGATTCGAAACAGATGTTGCGAGATTTTGGTTTTGGTTATGAGTTAATACATGCTTGCAAGTATGATTGTGCATTGTTCTGGAAAGAGCATGCTTCTTGTGAAAAGTGTCCCATATGTGACGAGCCAAGATATAAATATGAAAATGGAAAGGGCAAGAAGATTCCGCAAAAGGCATTATATTATTTTCCATTGAAGCCGAGGTTACAAAGGTTATATATGACAAAACTTCATGCAATTGATATGAGGTGGCACAAAGAAAAACATGTTAATGTTGAAGGTGAAATGAAACACCCGGCAGATACTGAGCAATGGAAAGACTTTGATAAGCAATACCCTTGGTTTGCACAAGACGCTCGTAATGTTAGATTGGGGCTAGCAACTAAAGGCTTCAATCCATTCAAAAACACAAATAGTTCTTATAAGTTGTGGCCTGTGACACTTGTTCCTTACAATTTACCACCGACTAAGTGTATGGATGAGTCATTTTTCATGACAACATTGTTAATTCCAGGTCCAGAGTCACCTGGGAGAGAAATTGATGTATTCTTGAGGCCTTTGATAGATGAGCTGAAACATTTGTGGAGCAATGGAGTTGAAACACGTGATCATTTAACTGGAGAAACATTTCAGCTTCGTGCATGTGTATTGTGGACTATCAGTGACTTCATAACATATGAGAGTTTATCTGGCTGGAGTTTGAGCACAGGATTTCGCTCGTGTCCAATTTGCCAACGTTTTACAAATTGTTTGATAATTCGAGATAAAGTGTGTTTTTTGGGTCACCGTCGTTACTTGTCGCCAGGTCATTCTTGGCGAAAGCATAGACAATATAAGGAGAATTACTTTAGAGATGATGCCTTACCGCCACCGCCAGTGTATTGGGAAGACATGTTGGAGCAACTTGACTCTTTACCAATCACGACACCCGGTAAAAATCCAAATAATGAAAACAGAATGTTATGTCGTGGCGACACATTTTTCCATAATTGGATGaagaaaagtattttttttgagTTAGAGTATTGGGCCACATTGAAGGTCAGACATAACTTGGATGTCATGTACGTTGAGAAGAATTTTTGTGAAAGTATTATTGGAACATTATTAAACATAGAGGGAATGACAAAGGATACAAACAGAGATCGCAAGGACTTGTCTGATTTGGATTTAAGGGAAGAACTGCACTTCAAGCTTCACAAGAACCGTTTGTTGAAACCACCTGCATGTTATACTTTATCAGGCACAACTTATTCAGATCCAGataaattttgtaaatttttcaagtcTGTTAAACTTCCAGATGCTTATGCTATAGACATCTCAAAAAAAGTTAGTATAAAAAATAAGGTAATATCAGGATTGGAGGCTTATGATTGCCATGTGATTTTGCAACGTCTTCTTCCTCCTGCAGTTGACATTCAGTACTTAAACGAGGATATTACAATTACACTGACCGAGCTTTCTAATTTCTTTCAAAAGCTATGTGCCAAAACTTTAATGGATAAAGATCTGGACAAACTACAAGAAAGGATTGCGCTAATTTTGTGCAAGTTGGAGAAAATCTACCCACCCTCCTTCTTTGACATCATCGTTCACTTGGCTGTTCACTTACCACATGAGGCAAAACTTGTTGGACCTGTTGGCTTTCGATGGACATATCCATTTGAAAG ATATTGGGAAAAACTCACAAAGTATACGAGGAAAAATTGTCAGCCTGAAGGCTCAATTGCAGAAGCTTACATTGTTAAAGAAGCAGTTAGATTTTGCAACATATATGACCGTGACATTGATACACATTCTAGTAAAGAAGACGTCAATTTAGGTCCTAAAAAAACTCATCCATCCATTCATGTGTTCTCACATCGTGTTCAACCATTTGGACACGAGGGTTCTATAAAGTTGACTCGTGAAATGTTGCAACATGCCCACTGGTTTGTACTGCTCCATTGTAACGAGTTAGATCCATATATTAA AGAGCATAAGAAGGAATTGGATGCAATATCTGATGTCAACGTAGAAGAAAGGCATGATGAAGAATTTCCTGCTTGGTTGGCAAATCAT GTGAAACGGTTGCGTGTAACTGAGCCAACGAAGGTCACGAATGAGCTTCTTTCATTAGCTATTGGACCTGATTTTGAGGCAAATTCATACTCTGGTTGCGTAGTTGATGGAGTAAGATTTCTTACTGAAGAGAAAGATAGGCATAGAATTGCTCAGAATAGTGGTTTGTATTGTTTATTAGAAGGTGAAGATAAGGTTGGGGAGTTCTATGGTACTTTATGCAACGTGTGGGAGTTGAAATATTCATTTGGCCACCGAGTTGTTTTGTTCAAATGtaaatggtttaacacaaaccCAGAGACAGGAATACCTAGTAAATGCAATATGACTCGTATATGTGCCAATAATACATGTGGTCAGAATGCTCCGTTTGTACTTGCTAAATATGCAGAGCAAACAATTTATTACGAAGACAGATTAGGTTGGAAGTATGCCCAAAAAGTGAGACACAGACTTTTTTGGGATGTTCATGAGATGAGTAGCAAAGTGGAAGTTGATGAGGATGACACTACTGATGATAACCTCAACTCTTGTAATTTTCAATGGAATGAACAAATTGATGACATTGCAATGACAAGTCTTGTTAACCGATATGGTGAAGCTGAAGTGATCAATGATGATGTTGTTCCAAATTTAAGAAAAGAAGCTGTTGGTCTCCCAGCTGAAATGTTCGATGATGCATGGGGCAAGGACTATTTTGCCCCAGATGAAAGACCATGGGTTAATTACACTGGTAGTGAATCCGATCGTGACAACATCAATGACGACATCAGTGATGACGACATGTAA